The Streptomyces phaeolivaceus genome has a window encoding:
- a CDS encoding DUF881 domain-containing protein produces the protein MSNSTDSPEAGSDTSSRGGFRPVRVLTVGVFALAGLIFFTSFDTAKGTNIRTDASLLKLSDLIQERSHKNGQLDESNAVLRGDVEALAERDDGSTEAEDAKLKALEKNAGTQKLKGEALTVTLNDAPPDATAKLPGYPEPQPDYLVIHQQDLQAVVNALWLGGAEGIKVMDQRLISTSAVRCVGNTLILQGRVYSPPYKIQAVGDPEKLQKALAASEAIQNYMVYVNVYGLGWKVTEDGPVTLPGYSGTVDLKYAKPVE, from the coding sequence TTGAGCAATTCAACCGACTCCCCCGAGGCGGGTTCCGACACCTCCTCCCGAGGCGGGTTCCGCCCCGTGCGCGTGCTCACCGTCGGGGTCTTCGCCCTCGCCGGACTGATCTTCTTCACCAGCTTCGACACGGCCAAGGGCACCAACATCCGTACGGACGCCTCACTGCTGAAGCTCTCCGACCTGATCCAGGAGCGCAGCCACAAGAACGGGCAGCTCGACGAGTCCAACGCGGTGCTCCGGGGCGACGTCGAGGCCCTCGCCGAGCGGGACGACGGCAGCACCGAGGCCGAGGACGCCAAGCTGAAGGCACTGGAGAAGAACGCCGGCACCCAGAAGCTCAAGGGCGAGGCCCTCACGGTCACCCTCAACGACGCCCCGCCGGACGCCACCGCCAAGCTCCCCGGCTACCCCGAGCCGCAGCCCGACTATCTGGTCATCCACCAGCAGGACCTCCAGGCCGTGGTGAACGCCCTGTGGCTCGGCGGTGCCGAGGGCATCAAGGTCATGGACCAGCGGCTGATCTCCACCAGCGCCGTCCGCTGCGTCGGCAACACCCTGATCCTCCAGGGCCGCGTCTACTCGCCCCCTTACAAGATCCAGGCGGTCGGTGACCCGGAGAAGCTCCAGAAGGCGCTCGCCGCGTCCGAGGCGATCCAGAACTACATGGTGTACGTCAACGTCTACGGGCTGGGCTGGAAAGTGACCGAGGACGGCCCGGTGACTCTTCCCGGCTACTCGGGCACAGTGGATCTGAAGTACGCGAAGCCCGTGGAGTAA
- a CDS encoding rhomboid family intramembrane serine protease, whose product MDQVPSGSQDAQSLPTCYRHPDRETGIRCTRCERPICPECMVSASVGFQCPECVRGGSGTGHAPSASAPRTLAGGTVTADPRLVTKILVGANLLLYLVQMSAGGAFTDRFDLIGRAWVPELGSSLQGVAEGQWYRLVTSMFLHDSDSIMHIAFNMLSLWWIGGPLEAALGRARYLALYFASGLAGSALTYLLAEPNQPSLGASGAIFGLFGATAILMRRLKYDMRPVIILLVINLVITFGWSGIAWEAHVGGLVGGVLIGYAMVHAPRERRALIQYGVCALVLAAVVVMTVLRTAQLT is encoded by the coding sequence ATGGACCAGGTGCCGAGCGGCTCGCAGGACGCGCAGAGCCTGCCCACCTGCTACCGGCATCCGGACCGGGAGACGGGAATCCGCTGCACCCGTTGCGAGCGCCCCATCTGCCCCGAGTGCATGGTGAGCGCCTCCGTCGGCTTCCAGTGCCCCGAATGCGTCCGCGGCGGCTCCGGCACAGGCCACGCGCCCTCCGCCTCCGCCCCGCGCACCCTCGCGGGCGGCACGGTCACCGCCGACCCCCGGCTCGTCACCAAGATCCTTGTCGGGGCGAATCTGCTGCTCTACCTGGTGCAGATGTCGGCGGGCGGCGCGTTCACGGACCGGTTCGACCTCATCGGCCGGGCCTGGGTCCCCGAGCTGGGGTCCTCGCTCCAGGGCGTCGCCGAAGGCCAGTGGTACCGGCTGGTGACGTCGATGTTCCTGCACGACAGCGACAGCATCATGCACATCGCCTTCAACATGCTCAGCCTGTGGTGGATCGGCGGTCCCCTGGAAGCCGCCCTCGGCCGTGCCCGCTATCTGGCGCTCTACTTCGCTTCGGGCCTCGCCGGTAGCGCGCTCACCTATCTCCTCGCCGAGCCCAACCAGCCGTCCCTCGGTGCCTCCGGCGCGATCTTCGGCCTCTTCGGCGCGACGGCCATCCTCATGCGCCGGCTGAAGTACGACATGCGTCCGGTCATCATCCTGCTGGTCATCAACCTGGTCATCACCTTCGGCTGGTCCGGCATCGCCTGGGAGGCGCACGTCGGCGGACTCGTCGGTGGTGTCCTGATCGGCTATGCGATGGTGCACGCGCCGCGTGAGCGGCGGGCGCTGATCCAGTACGGCGTGTGCGCTCTGGTGCTGGCCGCCGTGGTCGTCATGACCGTCCTGAGGACCGCGCAGCTGACCTGA
- a CDS encoding DUF5324 family protein — MTRIDSVRAATGSAKDSVLHAAEVVAPYADTAKDKASHYAQEARVRLAPKVSQAAEQARVQYDAHVVPRLEQARTHVPPKVDHAAHEAAVRTRKAARQAADYSRPRIEQAVAAAGPVREEATARSVAALAALRGKVSPQQIQRLVRRQQRRARLGRAVKGLAVVGLLAGGAFAAWKWWDKQANPDWLVEPPAATEVSDGGHLSSVDGSGQSVLDPEVQAKQAEEEAADRDNHR; from the coding sequence GTGACCCGCATCGACAGCGTGCGCGCCGCGACCGGCTCGGCGAAGGACAGCGTGCTGCACGCCGCGGAAGTGGTGGCGCCCTACGCCGACACGGCCAAGGACAAGGCCTCGCACTACGCGCAAGAGGCACGCGTACGACTCGCGCCGAAGGTGTCGCAGGCCGCGGAACAGGCTCGCGTCCAGTACGACGCCCATGTCGTCCCGCGCCTGGAGCAGGCCCGCACGCATGTACCGCCGAAGGTCGACCACGCGGCCCATGAGGCCGCCGTCCGCACCCGCAAGGCGGCCCGCCAGGCCGCCGACTACTCCCGTCCACGTATCGAACAGGCCGTGGCCGCCGCCGGCCCCGTCCGCGAGGAGGCCACCGCCCGCAGTGTCGCGGCGCTGGCCGCGCTGCGCGGAAAGGTCTCGCCCCAGCAGATCCAGCGGCTGGTCCGCAGGCAGCAGCGCCGCGCGAGGCTCGGCCGCGCCGTCAAGGGCCTGGCCGTGGTGGGCCTCCTGGCGGGCGGCGCCTTCGCCGCCTGGAAGTGGTGGGACAAGCAGGCCAACCCCGACTGGCTGGTCGAGCCCCCCGCCGCCACCGAGGTCTCCGACGGCGGTCACCTGTCGTCCGTCGACGGCAGCGGCCAGTCCGTCCTCGACCCCGAGGTCCAGGCCAAGCAGGCCGAGGAGGAAGCCGCCGACCGCGACAACCACCGCTGA
- the crgA gene encoding cell division protein CrgA has protein sequence MPKSRIRKKADYTPPPSKQATNIKLNSRGWVAPVMLAMFLIGLAWIVVFYVTDGSLPIDSLGNWNIVVGFGFIAAGFGVSTQWK, from the coding sequence GTGCCGAAGTCACGTATCCGCAAGAAGGCCGACTACACGCCGCCGCCGTCCAAGCAGGCGACGAACATCAAGCTGAACAGCCGTGGCTGGGTGGCTCCGGTCATGCTCGCCATGTTCCTCATCGGGCTGGCCTGGATCGTCGTCTTCTATGTGACCGACGGCTCGCTGCCGATCGACTCGCTCGGCAACTGGAACATCGTGGTCGGCTTCGGCTTCATCGCCGCCGGATTCGGCGTCTCGACCCAGTGGAAGTAG
- a CDS encoding peptidylprolyl isomerase translates to MAEQLYATLKTNHGDIEVRLLPNHAPKTVRNFVELAQGEREWTNPATGQKSTDKLYDGTVFHRVISGFMIQGGDPLGNGTGGPGYQFADEFHPDLGFDKPYLLAMANAGPGTNGSQFFITVSPTAWLNRKHTIFGEVVDAASQKVVDAIAGAQTNPRTDRPVNDVVIESVVVETRQG, encoded by the coding sequence GTGGCAGAGCAGCTGTACGCCACCCTGAAGACCAACCATGGCGACATCGAGGTGCGGCTGCTGCCGAACCACGCGCCCAAGACGGTCCGTAACTTCGTCGAGCTCGCCCAGGGCGAGCGTGAGTGGACCAACCCGGCCACCGGCCAGAAGTCCACGGACAAGCTCTACGACGGCACGGTCTTCCACCGGGTGATCAGTGGATTCATGATCCAGGGCGGTGACCCGCTGGGCAACGGCACCGGTGGTCCCGGCTACCAGTTCGCGGACGAGTTCCACCCGGACCTCGGCTTCGACAAGCCGTACCTGCTGGCCATGGCCAACGCCGGTCCGGGCACCAACGGCTCGCAGTTCTTCATCACCGTCTCCCCGACGGCCTGGCTGAACCGCAAGCACACCATCTTCGGTGAGGTCGTCGACGCGGCCAGCCAGAAGGTGGTGGATGCCATCGCCGGTGCCCAGACCAACCCGCGCACCGACCGCCCCGTCAACGACGTCGTCATCGAGTCGGTCGTCGTCGAGACCCGCCAGGGCTGA
- a CDS encoding helix-turn-helix domain-containing protein, giving the protein MDAAQQEATARARELQRNWYGEPLGALFRRLIEDLGLNQARLAGVLGLSAPMLSQLMSGQRAKIGNPAVVQRVQLLQDLAGQVADGSVSAAEATERMDEIKKSQGGSVLSNTTQSTTSSGAPTVKRVVREIQSLLRSVAAAGDIIEAADTLAPTHPELAEFLRVYGAGRTSDAVAHYQSHQN; this is encoded by the coding sequence ATGGACGCCGCACAGCAGGAAGCGACCGCAAGAGCCCGGGAGCTGCAGCGGAACTGGTACGGAGAGCCGTTGGGGGCGCTCTTCCGTAGGCTCATCGAGGACCTGGGGCTCAACCAGGCCCGTCTCGCGGGGGTGCTGGGCCTGTCCGCACCGATGCTGTCGCAGCTGATGAGCGGTCAGCGTGCCAAGATCGGCAACCCGGCGGTGGTGCAGCGGGTGCAGTTGCTGCAGGACCTGGCGGGTCAGGTCGCGGACGGCAGCGTGAGCGCCGCCGAGGCGACCGAGCGCATGGACGAGATCAAGAAGTCACAGGGGGGATCGGTGCTCAGCAACACCACGCAGTCGACGACGAGTTCGGGGGCGCCCACGGTCAAGCGGGTCGTCCGCGAGATCCAGTCGCTGCTTCGCTCGGTGGCCGCCGCGGGCGACATCATCGAGGCGGCGGACACCCTCGCCCCGACCCACCCGGAACTGGCAGAGTTCCTCCGGGTGTACGGCGCGGGCCGAACCTCGGACGCGGTGGCGCACTACCAGTCCCACCAGAACTGA